The following proteins are encoded in a genomic region of Nitrospirota bacterium:
- a CDS encoding YchF/TatD family DNA exonuclease — MIDTHCHLEMTPFEGVVGEIVRKAAEAGVSPLITIGSDAGSNERNKVIAEAYENVFFSIGIHPHEAKDLTTAVYEDLRGLCKHKKCVAVGETGLDYYHNHSPKDVQKQAFIKQIELAKETGLPLVIHSREASEDTLRILTDHKVTRGVFHCFTANVETAKEVISMGLYISFSGTVTFKNNPDVEKVVNAVSDNHLLIETDAPYLAPVPHRGKRNEPAYVVHTAKKIAQLRGISLEDVDRITTLNAQTLFGLNTQSHEDKIAYQIRNTLYLNMTNSCTNRCVFCLRNINTTVKGHNLSLRADPSAQDLIVAIGDNPARYDEVVFCGYGEPLLKLDNVITVAKHIKAHGGRIRINTNGLGNIIHKQNILPQLTGLVDKISISLNAQDAETYNRLCAPTVVNAYPGVIEFIREAKKYIPDIIVSVVDVPGVDIAGCKEIAQELGVNFRLRHLDVLG; from the coding sequence ATGATAGATACCCACTGTCATCTTGAAATGACGCCCTTTGAAGGAGTTGTCGGAGAAATCGTAAGAAAAGCAGCTGAGGCTGGCGTAAGTCCCCTTATAACGATAGGCTCTGATGCAGGAAGTAACGAAAGAAACAAGGTGATAGCCGAGGCTTATGAAAATGTCTTTTTCTCAATCGGTATTCATCCCCATGAGGCAAAAGATTTAACCACAGCTGTTTATGAAGATTTGCGTGGTCTTTGCAAACACAAAAAGTGTGTGGCAGTGGGCGAGACCGGTCTTGATTACTACCACAACCACTCACCCAAAGATGTACAAAAGCAGGCATTTATCAAGCAAATAGAACTGGCAAAGGAAACCGGATTGCCATTGGTAATCCACAGCCGTGAGGCCTCAGAGGATACATTAAGGATACTCACCGACCACAAAGTAACACGGGGGGTTTTTCACTGTTTTACAGCCAATGTGGAGACGGCTAAAGAGGTGATATCAATGGGGCTTTATATTTCATTTTCCGGCACTGTTACTTTTAAAAACAACCCCGATGTTGAAAAAGTCGTAAACGCTGTCAGCGATAACCACCTTCTGATTGAAACCGATGCACCGTATTTGGCGCCTGTGCCGCACAGAGGGAAGAGAAACGAGCCGGCTTATGTAGTTCATACCGCTAAAAAGATAGCACAACTGCGCGGTATTTCACTGGAGGATGTTGACAGAATCACAACGCTTAACGCTCAAACCCTGTTTGGGCTAAATACTCAATCACATGAGGACAAAATCGCCTATCAAATAAGAAACACGCTCTATCTTAACATGACCAACTCCTGTACAAACCGGTGTGTATTTTGTCTTAGAAACATAAATACTACAGTTAAGGGGCATAATCTCAGCCTTAGGGCAGACCCTTCGGCACAGGATTTGATTGTTGCTATAGGAGACAATCCGGCTAGGTACGACGAGGTGGTTTTTTGCGGTTATGGAGAGCCGCTCCTAAAACTCGACAATGTAATAACTGTGGCAAAACACATAAAGGCACATGGTGGCCGTATCAGGATAAACACAAATGGGCTTGGAAATATAATCCATAAGCAAAACATACTGCCGCAACTAACCGGCCTTGTTGATAAAATCTCCATAAGCCTCAACGCACAAGACGCAGAGACCTATAACAGGCTTTGTGCCCCGACTGTGGTAAACGCCTACCCAGGGGTAATTGAATTCATACGAGAGGCAAAAAAATACATTCCGGATATTATCGTATCAGTAGTTGATGTCCCTGGCGTTGACATTGCAGGGTGTAAAGAGATTGCACAGGAGTTGGGCGTAAATTTCAGGCTGCGGCATCTTGATGTGCTTGGGTAG
- a CDS encoding PAS domain S-box protein, whose protein sequence is MENAKKTLEKYFLPVVAVCFFLGASFTFSYCVFPCTGSSLRFIFYGIVFSSFSLPVFWALYSYYRKRIIELEISSKETTKELQDNMELHSKVNALLEREIYERREAEETLRESEETLKKITSSASDAIIMIDNTGCATFWSPGAEKIFGYTSQEVINKDVHKIVAHPDFFNVYAKAFPEFAATGHGNVIGKTIELPAVKKDGTVFPVELSLSPVKIKGAWNAVAIVRDITRRKRNEENLRKLSAAVEHTADSVIIANIEGYIEFVNRAYLSLKGVMEKDVIGKLIKDINEEPFTEQFFSKLRTSVIEGNVYRGVAENKDINGEHYYVDITVSPVMGSDGTVTHFILTERDITYNYITAEALKHSEEKFRSLVNNIPDVIWTCDISGKVVFISKNVEDLIGKTPLELQNAVNIYKSGCIVPDDVGKLKAAYTDLFENNKPFSVEVRVINQEGRQLWLMCRSMLAYEKNGRLYADGALTDITEIKHIQDELNKAKEEAEQANRAKSEFLSLMSHELHTPMNAILGFAQLLESDPYDPLTTYQLENTAEILKAGRHLLELIDNVLDLSKIESGKVKLSFEPVNLQALVEECISLLTPIGESCRVSVSLDMESCTGTFVRADRMRLKQVILNLLSNGVKYSKEGGSVFVQCNRADEMFEVSVSDSGIGISEENLKYLFQPFSNTDYSCCPIDELGIGLVMTRELISLMGGTMGVESKEGNGSRFYFTIPVSTALSDNEFNKQRSCISDNIFYKEGKDKYIIVYIDDNPASITLLGRIVSRYNNIEFLSANDGLTGIQLAKEHRPDIILTDINLPDISGVEVLKRIREDAETAQIPVIALSGYVDEGNKCSVNRNDFTGFLLKPFNFKELMGIIEGLLAKKIKEQ, encoded by the coding sequence ATGGAGAATGCTAAGAAAACATTAGAAAAATATTTTTTACCGGTTGTTGCAGTGTGTTTCTTTCTTGGAGCATCTTTTACATTTTCTTATTGTGTATTTCCTTGTACAGGCAGTAGTCTGAGGTTTATCTTTTACGGCATTGTATTTTCATCTTTTTCTCTGCCAGTTTTTTGGGCTCTCTATAGTTATTACAGAAAAAGAATAATAGAACTGGAAATATCTTCAAAAGAGACAACCAAAGAACTACAAGACAACATGGAACTGCATTCAAAAGTAAATGCCCTGCTTGAGCGTGAAATCTACGAAAGACGTGAGGCTGAGGAGACGTTAAGGGAAAGCGAGGAAACTCTAAAAAAGATAACAAGCTCAGCCTCAGACGCCATTATCATGATAGACAACACCGGATGTGCTACGTTTTGGAGTCCGGGTGCGGAAAAAATCTTTGGATATACATCACAAGAGGTAATAAATAAGGATGTACACAAGATAGTTGCTCATCCGGACTTTTTTAATGTCTATGCAAAGGCATTTCCTGAATTTGCTGCCACTGGGCATGGCAATGTCATAGGGAAAACAATAGAACTGCCGGCAGTGAAAAAAGACGGTACTGTTTTCCCTGTTGAGCTGTCCCTCTCGCCGGTTAAAATAAAAGGAGCGTGGAATGCTGTAGCTATAGTCAGAGATATAACCCGGAGGAAAAGGAACGAAGAGAATCTTAGAAAACTTTCTGCAGCAGTAGAGCACACCGCTGACAGTGTTATTATCGCTAATATAGAGGGTTACATCGAGTTTGTCAACAGGGCTTATCTTTCACTTAAGGGAGTTATGGAAAAAGATGTCATAGGAAAGCTCATCAAAGACATCAACGAAGAGCCGTTTACTGAGCAGTTTTTTTCCAAACTACGTACCTCTGTAATTGAGGGCAATGTTTACAGAGGAGTAGCTGAAAATAAGGACATTAACGGTGAACATTATTATGTGGATATCACTGTGTCACCTGTAATGGGCTCGGATGGGACCGTCACTCATTTTATATTAACAGAGAGAGACATCACTTATAATTACATAACAGCAGAGGCCCTTAAACATTCCGAGGAGAAGTTCCGCTCTCTTGTAAACAATATTCCCGACGTTATCTGGACATGTGACATCAGTGGTAAGGTTGTTTTTATAAGTAAAAATGTCGAGGATCTTATAGGAAAGACTCCGTTAGAACTTCAAAATGCTGTCAATATTTATAAGTCTGGTTGTATTGTCCCAGATGATGTTGGCAAACTTAAAGCCGCTTATACCGATCTGTTTGAAAACAACAAACCTTTCTCGGTAGAAGTCAGGGTAATAAATCAAGAAGGAAGACAGCTCTGGCTAATGTGCCGTTCTATGTTAGCTTATGAAAAAAACGGCAGGTTATATGCTGACGGTGCACTTACTGACATAACCGAAATTAAACATATTCAGGATGAGCTCAATAAGGCAAAAGAGGAGGCTGAACAGGCAAATCGGGCAAAGTCGGAGTTTCTCTCTTTAATGAGTCATGAACTGCATACCCCCATGAATGCAATACTGGGTTTTGCACAACTCCTTGAATCTGACCCATACGACCCCCTTACTACATATCAGTTGGAAAATACAGCTGAAATCCTGAAAGCCGGTCGTCATCTGCTTGAATTAATTGACAATGTTTTAGATTTGTCGAAAATTGAATCCGGCAAGGTAAAGCTTTCCTTTGAACCTGTAAATTTGCAGGCACTAGTGGAGGAATGTATATCGTTGTTAACACCTATTGGTGAAAGCTGTCGTGTCTCTGTATCATTGGACATGGAAAGCTGTACCGGGACATTTGTCAGAGCTGACAGGATGCGGTTGAAACAGGTAATACTTAACTTACTTTCCAACGGCGTTAAATACAGCAAAGAGGGAGGCAGCGTTTTTGTACAATGCAATAGAGCTGATGAGATGTTTGAAGTCAGTGTGTCAGATTCTGGGATTGGCATATCTGAGGAAAATCTAAAGTATTTATTTCAGCCTTTTAGCAATACTGACTACAGTTGCTGCCCAATTGACGAACTGGGAATAGGGCTTGTTATGACAAGGGAGCTTATTTCCCTTATGGGCGGCACCATGGGGGTGGAAAGCAAAGAGGGCAATGGGAGCAGATTTTATTTCACAATTCCGGTATCAACTGCACTTTCAGACAATGAATTTAATAAACAGCGGTCATGTATATCTGATAATATTTTTTATAAAGAAGGAAAAGATAAATATATAATAGTTTACATTGATGATAATCCGGCAAGTATAACGCTGCTTGGCAGAATAGTATCACGTTATAACAATATAGAGTTCCTTTCTGCAAATGATGGGTTAACTGGAATACAACTTGCTAAAGAGCATAGACCGGACATTATACTTACTGATATTAACCTTCCGGATATATCAGGAGTAGAGGTGTTAAAGAGAATCAGAGAAGATGCTGAAACAGCACAGATACCTGTTATAGCGTTAAGCGGCTATGTAGATGAGGGTAACAAATGTAGTGTAAACAGGAATGACTTTACCGGATTTTTACTAAAACCATTTAATTTTAAAGAGCTTATGGGTATAATAGAAGGACTTTTAGCGAAAAAGATTAAGGAGCAATAA